The following proteins are encoded in a genomic region of Alphaproteobacteria bacterium:
- a CDS encoding transglycosylase domain-containing protein encodes MSKSATPSKPKPKPKKQPSRNKKVLMFLLKWGFVVGVWGVIVLLAMGAWFATDLPDVRKLTEDFKTPTITVLAEDNSVIARLGNVYGKYLTIKDMPKNLVNAVVATEDRRFFHHFGIDLWGLLRASVVNFKEHRIVQGGSTITQQLAKITFLSPERTFRRKMQEMMLALWLEYNFSKDEIFTIYMNRVYLGGGTYGVDAASEFYFHKPARKMNLYECAMIAGLLKPLHVMLPILIQTLPKAVPTRFC; translated from the coding sequence ATGAGTAAATCAGCCACGCCTAGCAAACCAAAACCTAAACCGAAAAAGCAACCTTCGCGTAACAAAAAGGTGCTTATGTTCCTTCTTAAATGGGGCTTTGTGGTTGGTGTTTGGGGTGTTATTGTGCTGTTAGCCATGGGTGCCTGGTTTGCAACCGACCTCCCTGATGTACGTAAGTTGACCGAAGATTTTAAAACCCCAACCATTACCGTCTTGGCCGAAGATAACAGCGTGATTGCGCGTTTGGGTAACGTATACGGTAAATATCTCACCATTAAAGACATGCCTAAAAACCTGGTGAATGCCGTTGTGGCAACTGAGGATCGCCGCTTCTTCCATCATTTTGGAATCGATTTATGGGGATTGCTGAGGGCGAGCGTCGTCAATTTCAAAGAACATCGCATTGTTCAAGGTGGCAGTACGATCACCCAGCAATTGGCCAAAATCACCTTTTTATCGCCAGAACGTACCTTCCGCCGAAAAATGCAGGAAATGATGCTGGCATTATGGCTTGAATATAATTTCTCAAAAGACGAAATCTTTACCATCTATATGAACCGTGTCTATCTGGGCGGCGGAACCTATGGGGTTGATGCCGCTTCAGAATTTTATTTCCATAAGCCTGCACGTAAAATGAACCTCTACGAATGCGCGATGATTGCTGGCTTATTAAAGCCCCTTCACGTTATGCTCCCCATATTAATCCAGACCTTGCCGAAAGCCGTACCCACCAGGTTTTGTTAA
- a CDS encoding bifunctional folylpolyglutamate synthase/dihydrofolate synthase, producing the protein MVYMPHWPQVLGKRPIDLDLIRIKALMEVLGNPHLGMAPIIHVAGTNGKGSTVAFLKAILKAAGLKVQTYTSPHLVEFNERIDFGDRTISDAELFEVIELCRLACEEAEIHPTVFEGTTAAAFVAFSRHDAHVCILETGLGGRMDATNLFPQPDCTIITPISMDHMDYLGNTIEEIAFEKAGIIKPGAPCIVSQQLPEVMEVIRQRANECGAPLWEYGKHWMVTQAPDGLRYVEAGYELLFPQLSLAGVHQYLNAGCAIAASRRAIRFDINDQQRVQGLQTAHWPGRLQRITSGRLVASLPQDWELWMDGGHNPGGAEVLARWISDNNDKPTCLITGMTKGKDSSGFFAPMVGKVTGVCGFCVKSEPNSQPADMITQAAGSVGLEAQSRESLDEAIHYLVDKIKEPSRILICGSLFLVGDVLKENGKL; encoded by the coding sequence ATGGTTTATATGCCTCATTGGCCGCAAGTGCTCGGTAAACGTCCTATTGACCTGGACTTGATTCGTATCAAAGCCCTGATGGAGGTGCTTGGCAATCCACATCTGGGCATGGCTCCTATTATCCATGTGGCTGGGACCAACGGTAAAGGTTCAACGGTTGCCTTTTTGAAAGCGATTCTTAAGGCAGCTGGTTTAAAAGTGCAGACCTATACCTCGCCTCATCTAGTTGAGTTTAATGAAAGGATAGATTTTGGCGATCGTACCATTAGCGATGCCGAGTTATTTGAGGTGATTGAATTGTGCCGGCTTGCCTGTGAAGAAGCAGAGATTCATCCGACTGTATTTGAAGGAACGACGGCAGCTGCTTTTGTGGCGTTTTCCAGACATGATGCGCATGTGTGTATTCTTGAAACGGGATTGGGCGGCAGGATGGATGCTACCAATTTATTCCCTCAACCTGATTGCACGATCATTACTCCCATTTCAATGGATCATATGGATTATTTAGGAAATACCATCGAGGAAATTGCCTTTGAAAAAGCCGGTATTATTAAACCTGGAGCACCGTGCATCGTCAGTCAGCAGCTCCCTGAAGTGATGGAGGTGATCCGACAGCGAGCCAATGAATGTGGTGCTCCATTATGGGAATATGGCAAACACTGGATGGTTACCCAGGCACCTGATGGTCTGCGATATGTGGAAGCTGGATATGAGTTGTTGTTTCCTCAGCTATCACTGGCGGGCGTCCATCAATATCTCAATGCAGGATGTGCGATTGCAGCAAGCCGGCGGGCAATACGTTTTGATATCAATGACCAGCAGCGTGTTCAGGGATTGCAAACGGCTCATTGGCCGGGGCGTTTACAGCGTATTACGTCTGGTCGTTTAGTGGCGTCATTGCCGCAGGATTGGGAATTATGGATGGATGGTGGGCATAATCCCGGTGGCGCAGAGGTATTGGCGCGCTGGATCAGTGATAATAACGATAAACCCACATGCCTCATTACCGGCATGACGAAGGGTAAGGATAGCAGCGGTTTTTTTGCGCCGATGGTAGGTAAAGTAACCGGAGTGTGCGGGTTCTGCGTTAAATCCGAACCTAATTCCCAGCCTGCTGATATGATTACACAGGCGGCTGGAAGTGTTGGACTAGAAGCGCAAAGCCGCGAGTCCCTGGATGAGGCGATTCATTATTTGGTTGATAAGATAAAAGAACCATCACGTATTTTGATTTGCGGGTCGTTGTTTTTGGTGGGGGATGTGCTTAAGGAAAATGGAAAACTATAG
- a CDS encoding lytic transglycosylase domain-containing protein, which produces MYRTPYFLVVVLLIISFGVCSSAHASWNISRKDMDCAKLALDAGDNGQWTSARSYAAQCQDITIRKIVSWRYFTTTNVPVIFQEIKSFIENNPNFPRKNILLRHAEEAMGNQLSEAEILEWFEKYPPITAIGKRRYGEKLYNQKNQDPALKQRAIDLLKDAWMEGDFGPIEEDTFLNNYGNLFTAKEHVKRADNLLWAQKVTQAKRMIPKVPYDYQKLFRVRIELLTKRHGGDSLINSVPTRLRNDPGLLFDRIQWRDKRNNPQGVISLLRSAPKNLPHPEKWWNIASDHIRTMIKYQKFQEAYDIAQNHDLVEGTVFAEREWLAGWIALRFLHNPALAYRHFFKLYHGVETTSSLARGAYWSGRAAKENGNNDISVQWFKTASAYITSFYGQLALSELGTNEGFLLPEKPKVEKSDISLYQRNELAKAANILTSIGEVELSRTFLQAAIVQAKTPGEMVLISKAGMDFNRANLSLFTGKEALNLGVLIPDYTYPIITDLKLPPAGNALIHSIIRQESMFEQNSRSTAGATGMMQIMPDTAKHLAKKLNVAYDPYRLYHDYHYNLTLGHAFVKDLMSRYKQSYVLAIASYNAGPGNVDQWINIYGDPRKALSIYDVIDWVELIPFKETRNYVQRVMENLPVYHYRLKQPVMITDLLWTSNSSSMPPPPKGNASYNATATDLAPL; this is translated from the coding sequence ATGTATCGTACTCCATATTTCCTAGTTGTTGTTCTCCTTATCATCTCTTTTGGGGTTTGTTCATCTGCGCATGCGTCGTGGAATATTTCGCGCAAAGATATGGATTGTGCAAAATTAGCACTGGATGCTGGGGATAATGGCCAATGGACATCAGCCAGATCGTATGCAGCCCAGTGTCAGGACATCACGATTCGCAAAATTGTCAGCTGGCGCTATTTTACGACAACCAACGTACCTGTTATTTTTCAGGAAATTAAATCATTCATTGAAAATAACCCTAATTTTCCCCGCAAAAATATTTTGCTACGACATGCCGAAGAAGCCATGGGCAATCAATTAAGTGAGGCAGAAATTTTAGAATGGTTTGAAAAATATCCACCTATTACCGCTATTGGTAAACGACGTTATGGCGAAAAACTCTATAATCAAAAAAATCAAGATCCCGCTTTAAAACAACGTGCCATTGATTTGTTGAAAGATGCCTGGATGGAAGGCGATTTCGGCCCAATAGAAGAAGACACATTCCTCAATAATTATGGCAATCTTTTCACCGCAAAAGAACATGTTAAGCGGGCCGATAATTTATTATGGGCACAAAAGGTTACTCAAGCAAAGCGCATGATTCCTAAGGTGCCGTATGATTATCAAAAATTATTTCGGGTGCGGATTGAATTATTAACAAAACGCCATGGCGGTGATTCGTTAATCAATAGCGTTCCCACCCGCTTACGTAATGATCCAGGCCTGCTGTTTGACCGTATACAGTGGCGTGATAAACGTAATAATCCCCAAGGTGTTATTTCACTGTTAAGATCGGCTCCCAAAAACTTGCCTCACCCTGAAAAATGGTGGAATATTGCCAGTGATCATATTCGTACCATGATCAAATACCAGAAATTCCAGGAAGCCTATGATATTGCTCAAAATCATGATCTTGTTGAAGGTACGGTATTTGCCGAACGGGAATGGCTTGCCGGATGGATTGCCTTACGATTCCTGCATAATCCAGCCCTTGCGTATCGTCATTTCTTTAAGCTTTATCACGGCGTGGAGACCACGAGCAGTTTGGCACGGGGGGCCTATTGGTCTGGACGGGCAGCCAAGGAAAATGGCAATAACGATATTTCGGTACAGTGGTTTAAAACCGCATCTGCCTATATCACCAGTTTTTATGGTCAGTTGGCGTTATCTGAGCTTGGTACGAATGAAGGATTTTTACTGCCAGAAAAACCAAAAGTTGAAAAAAGCGATATCTCCCTTTATCAGCGTAATGAGCTGGCAAAAGCCGCTAATATTTTAACCAGTATCGGTGAAGTGGAATTAAGCCGCACGTTCTTGCAAGCGGCGATTGTTCAGGCTAAAACACCAGGTGAAATGGTGTTGATCAGCAAAGCTGGAATGGATTTTAACAGGGCTAACCTTTCTTTATTTACCGGTAAAGAAGCACTTAATCTTGGCGTGCTTATTCCCGATTATACCTATCCTATTATCACCGATTTAAAATTGCCTCCCGCCGGTAATGCTTTGATTCACAGTATTATTCGCCAGGAGAGTATGTTTGAGCAAAACAGCCGTAGCACTGCGGGTGCAACCGGTATGATGCAGATTATGCCAGATACCGCCAAACACCTGGCCAAAAAACTGAATGTTGCTTACGACCCGTATCGACTTTATCACGATTACCATTATAATTTAACACTCGGCCACGCTTTTGTTAAAGACCTGATGAGCCGTTATAAACAATCCTATGTATTAGCTATTGCGTCTTATAATGCTGGTCCTGGTAATGTGGATCAATGGATTAATATTTATGGTGATCCACGAAAAGCATTATCTATCTATGATGTCATTGATTGGGTAGAATTGATCCCCTTTAAAGAAACACGAAATTATGTCCAGCGGGTGATGGAAAATCTACCGGTTTATCATTACCGCCTGAAGCAACCCGTGATGATTACAGATTTATTGTGGACGAGTAATTCTTCTTCGATGCCACCGCCTCCTAAAGGAAATGCCTCTTATAACGCCACAGCAACCGATTTGGCACCGCTTTAA
- a CDS encoding uracil-DNA glycosylase — protein sequence MGVDEVIADIPVPLFNPKPVFIPPVVQAPVVQTLAAALTHVLDSQADTTKERQPAPTPAPLIYPSAAAVSPFTDGPSASRKLATDLVEKASSIDELKASLLAFDGCSLKKTATNTVFSDGVPSAKIMLVGEAPGADEDQQGIPFCGVSGKLLDKMLESIGLSRKTNIYISNTLFWRPPGNRNPSADELSICEPFVQKHIALVKPSLLILSGSVATKTLLNTPQGITKLRGKFYEYSNPYLEKPIKTAILFHPSYLLRQPSQKREAWQDLLMIKHYLLAHHLL from the coding sequence ATGGGGGTGGATGAAGTCATCGCTGACATCCCTGTGCCTTTATTTAATCCAAAACCTGTGTTTATACCACCGGTGGTGCAGGCTCCTGTCGTGCAGACGCTTGCGGCCGCCCTTACACATGTTCTTGATTCGCAAGCTGATACTACCAAGGAACGTCAGCCAGCACCTACTCCAGCGCCATTGATATACCCGTCTGCAGCAGCCGTATCGCCCTTTACGGATGGCCCGTCTGCGTCGCGCAAGCTGGCCACTGACCTGGTAGAAAAAGCCTCAAGCATTGATGAGTTAAAAGCCTCCCTTCTTGCATTTGACGGATGCAGCCTCAAAAAAACAGCGACTAACACAGTCTTTTCAGATGGAGTGCCAAGCGCTAAAATTATGCTCGTGGGCGAAGCGCCTGGTGCCGATGAGGATCAGCAAGGCATTCCTTTTTGTGGTGTCAGTGGTAAGTTGCTTGATAAAATGCTTGAATCAATTGGACTGAGCCGTAAAACCAATATTTATATCAGTAACACTCTTTTTTGGCGACCTCCTGGCAATCGCAATCCATCGGCTGATGAATTGTCGATATGTGAGCCATTTGTGCAAAAACACATTGCCCTGGTTAAGCCGTCATTGCTTATTTTATCGGGAAGTGTTGCAACCAAAACGTTACTTAATACGCCGCAGGGCATTACTAAATTGCGGGGGAAATTTTATGAATACTCTAATCCTTACCTGGAAAAACCCATCAAAACCGCCATACTCTTCCATCCCTCTTATTTATTAAGACAGCCATCCCAAAAACGTGAGGCATGGCAGGATTTGTTGATGATTAAACATTATTTGCTGGCGCATCATTTGTTATAA
- a CDS encoding Hsp70 family protein, producing the protein MYCGIDFGTSNSAIAVATSGSVTLAPVEGQSTTLPSAIFFKAEKNIPLFGRQAIKAYADGDDGRFMRGLKRILGTSLMGNGTHVNGRFLTFDAIIGDFIRHLKTNTEAHCQASLDHVVMGRPVNFIDHNPDANFKAQGELEAIAKAVGFKHVEFQYEPIAAAFAHERTLTKEQLALVVDIGGGTSDFTVISLSPDSLHKIDRTQDILANTGVRVGGNDLDKDLCLTSFMPLMGYQSTYGDKNLSVPVGPFHDMSEWSKVNFLYVPRVRSQVREIHKTSHDKDKFGRFLTMIEQELGHRLLSCVEEAKVQLTLRMTENINLNFIEDALGLDITRDEFNGAIIKHLDKISVSIAECLKLAQTDAKQIQMVILTGGTTEVPLLKDVINQTFPLATMSEENKLSSVGIGLGYDSARRFG; encoded by the coding sequence ATGTATTGCGGTATTGATTTTGGAACTTCAAATTCTGCTATCGCAGTAGCGACGAGTGGTTCCGTCACGCTGGCTCCAGTAGAAGGCCAAAGCACCACCTTGCCCAGTGCCATTTTTTTTAAGGCCGAAAAGAATATTCCTCTGTTTGGCCGGCAGGCTATCAAAGCCTATGCCGATGGCGATGATGGGCGGTTTATGCGGGGACTTAAGCGGATTTTGGGTACGTCGTTGATGGGCAATGGCACGCATGTCAATGGACGATTTTTGACATTTGATGCCATTATTGGCGATTTTATCCGTCATCTTAAGACCAACACCGAAGCACATTGCCAGGCATCCTTAGACCATGTGGTTATGGGCAGGCCGGTAAATTTTATCGACCATAATCCAGATGCCAATTTTAAAGCACAGGGTGAGTTAGAGGCTATTGCCAAAGCCGTGGGTTTTAAACATGTTGAATTTCAATATGAACCCATTGCCGCTGCCTTTGCGCATGAACGCACGCTTACCAAAGAACAATTGGCTCTGGTGGTGGATATTGGTGGGGGAACGTCGGATTTTACGGTGATCAGTTTATCACCCGATTCACTTCATAAAATAGATCGTACCCAGGATATCCTGGCGAATACCGGTGTTCGCGTAGGCGGAAATGACCTCGATAAAGATCTGTGCCTTACGTCCTTTATGCCACTGATGGGATATCAAAGTACGTATGGCGATAAAAATTTAAGCGTGCCGGTGGGGCCATTTCACGACATGTCTGAATGGTCGAAAGTTAATTTTCTCTATGTGCCACGGGTGCGTTCGCAGGTTCGAGAAATCCACAAGACGTCGCATGACAAAGACAAGTTTGGCCGATTTCTGACCATGATTGAACAAGAGCTTGGGCATCGCTTATTATCGTGTGTGGAAGAGGCGAAAGTGCAATTGACCCTGCGCATGACCGAAAATATCAATTTGAACTTTATTGAGGATGCGCTGGGGCTGGATATTACCCGCGACGAATTTAATGGTGCGATTATAAAACATCTGGATAAAATTTCAGTGTCGATTGCCGAATGTTTAAAACTGGCACAAACCGATGCCAAGCAGATTCAAATGGTGATTTTAACCGGAGGTACCACCGAGGTTCCCCTGTTGAAAGACGTGATAAACCAAACCTTTCCGCTGGCTACGATGTCGGAAGAAAATAAACTTTCGAGCGTGGGGATTGGGTTGGGTTATGACAGTGCCAGGAGGTTTGGATAA
- a CDS encoding CHASE domain-containing protein, whose product MKDFVKQIASKAALFYLPPLLVFVVGMYLTWCSIYYINAYHRFEKGTLFANDASLRVDKVKEAVLNHVAVISQFRNYFISANSIDHQEFSSFAAPILEKYPGIKRIEWIPRVLDHERPIYEAESPFTERDTSGKLSHANSRKEYFPIYYVEPMEWEQEVAGYDLGSDANLRKALFLIAKTGKNFAVPVVPMQTSKELKLKTPANTLSSELHIFAPIYLNQDEERESQFIETNEGPAIILVQGFVRVVLDVKQIVNSTLFPLYPRHIDISIEDLAANKPSSLVYYYSRQSSTPVPDIAQLYQDSKQMLYADIIHVLGRTWQITCISYDPVYSPHTRRHDWFVLSVGVGLTLSVCAYLCLLTHAYRKKLTRP is encoded by the coding sequence ATGAAAGATTTTGTTAAACAAATCGCCTCAAAGGCCGCATTATTTTACCTGCCGCCACTGTTGGTGTTTGTGGTTGGGATGTATCTTACCTGGTGTTCTATCTATTATATTAATGCTTATCATCGTTTTGAAAAAGGCACCTTATTTGCCAACGATGCCTCACTGCGCGTTGACAAAGTGAAGGAAGCCGTTTTAAATCATGTGGCCGTTATCAGCCAGTTTCGTAATTATTTCATTTCGGCAAACTCAATCGACCACCAGGAGTTTTCGAGTTTTGCTGCGCCTATTTTAGAAAAATACCCAGGCATTAAACGTATTGAATGGATCCCCAGGGTCTTAGACCATGAACGCCCCATTTATGAAGCCGAATCTCCATTTACTGAACGCGATACCAGTGGAAAATTATCCCACGCCAATTCACGCAAAGAATATTTTCCTATCTATTATGTTGAGCCTATGGAATGGGAACAAGAAGTGGCCGGGTATGATTTAGGCTCGGATGCCAATTTACGCAAAGCTTTATTTCTAATCGCCAAAACCGGAAAGAATTTTGCGGTTCCGGTTGTACCCATGCAAACCTCTAAAGAATTAAAACTAAAAACACCTGCCAATACGCTTTCTTCTGAACTTCATATATTTGCACCGATTTATCTTAATCAAGATGAAGAGCGGGAAAGCCAATTTATCGAAACCAACGAAGGACCTGCCATTATCCTGGTTCAAGGATTTGTACGCGTGGTGCTTGACGTTAAACAAATCGTCAATTCTACCCTCTTTCCACTTTATCCAAGGCATATTGATATTTCGATCGAAGATCTTGCCGCAAACAAGCCCAGCAGCTTAGTCTATTATTACAGCAGACAATCGTCTACACCTGTACCTGATATCGCTCAATTATATCAAGACAGCAAACAGATGCTCTATGCTGATATCATTCATGTACTCGGAAGGACCTGGCAAATTACCTGTATCTCTTATGACCCAGTCTATTCCCCCCATACCAGACGTCACGACTGGTTTGTTTTAAGTGTTGGCGTGGGATTAACACTTTCGGTTTGCGCTTATTTATGTCTTTTGACTCACGCTTATCGGAAAAAATTAACCCGCCCTTAA
- a CDS encoding response regulator: MPSLLPELELPFKDSPPHKNYKGTVLTVDDEDLNLDILSTILEHHQYRVLQARDAKSAWALLQQYQDEIDVIVLDRLMPDVTGLEFIDWMKKTSKFNHIPVIMQTALSSEKEILEGISAGVYYYLVKPFTREMLLSLVQSAQKDRKHYDKLRTQISQHVNALHLMQECHFQAQTLAETEALSSLIAPIFRNAEDAVLGLSELMINAIEHGNLGIGYHEKTILNQQSRWEDEVHKRLELPQHKHKKIKVSAYQLQDMVEVHIRDEGEGFDWQAYLEISPERITDNHGRGIPIARNICFDQVEYLGKGNHVVCRSAKLGIK, encoded by the coding sequence ATGCCATCACTATTACCCGAACTCGAATTACCGTTCAAAGATTCCCCTCCTCATAAAAACTATAAGGGCACGGTATTAACCGTTGATGACGAAGACCTCAACTTAGATATTCTCTCGACCATCCTGGAACATCATCAATATCGTGTTTTACAAGCACGAGATGCGAAATCGGCATGGGCACTGCTGCAGCAATATCAAGATGAGATTGATGTTATCGTGCTTGACCGCTTGATGCCGGATGTGACGGGTCTTGAATTTATTGACTGGATGAAAAAGACTTCAAAATTTAATCATATCCCCGTCATCATGCAAACAGCCTTGTCCAGCGAGAAAGAGATTCTCGAAGGCATTAGCGCCGGTGTCTATTATTACCTGGTAAAACCTTTTACTCGCGAAATGTTGTTGTCACTGGTCCAGTCTGCGCAAAAGGACCGAAAACATTATGATAAATTACGCACGCAAATTTCGCAGCATGTCAATGCCCTGCATTTAATGCAGGAGTGCCATTTCCAAGCACAGACACTGGCCGAAACAGAAGCCTTGTCATCATTGATCGCCCCTATTTTCCGCAATGCTGAAGATGCCGTTTTGGGCTTGTCAGAATTAATGATCAATGCCATTGAACATGGCAATTTAGGAATTGGCTATCACGAAAAAACCATTCTTAATCAGCAATCACGCTGGGAAGATGAAGTTCACAAACGCCTAGAACTCCCCCAACATAAACATAAAAAAATAAAGGTGTCTGCCTATCAGTTACAGGATATGGTCGAGGTTCATATCCGTGATGAGGGCGAAGGCTTTGATTGGCAGGCCTACCTTGAAATCAGCCCCGAACGCATCACCGACAACCACGGCCGCGGCATCCCTATCGCCCGTAACATCTGTTTTGACCAAGTGGAATATTTGGGAAAAGGGAACCATGTGGTCTGCAGATCGGCGAAGCTGGGGATTAAATAA